From the Polyangiaceae bacterium genome, one window contains:
- a CDS encoding DUF427 domain-containing protein, protein MRAVFNGTTVAESSDTVVVEGNHYFPASALDMQYFEASSTHTICGWKGQASYYTVRVGDQVAEDAAWYYPDPKEAANHVKDRVAFWKGVKVVE, encoded by the coding sequence ATGCGCGCAGTATTCAACGGAACCACCGTGGCGGAGAGCTCGGACACCGTGGTGGTAGAGGGCAATCACTACTTCCCGGCGTCGGCCCTGGACATGCAGTACTTCGAAGCGAGCAGCACCCACACCATCTGCGGTTGGAAAGGGCAGGCGAGCTACTACACGGTGCGCGTGGGCGACCAAGTCGCCGAGGACGCGGCCTGGTACTATCCCGATCCCAAAGAGGCGGCGAATCACGTCAAGGACCGCGTCGCGTTCTGGAAGGGCGTGAAGGTCGTCGAGTAG